A single genomic interval of Electrophorus electricus isolate fEleEle1 chromosome 2, fEleEle1.pri, whole genome shotgun sequence harbors:
- the zgc:110843 gene encoding CDGSH iron-sulfur domain-containing protein 1 isoform X1 — protein MPLRISGLSATPVSGCRLSKDHLTLVVPVAVAAVVGTYLISRYYSRASCSKGKVNLEQSKDTAKVVHSFDMEDIGKKAVYCRCWRSKKFPYCDGAHTKHNEETGDNVGPLIIKRRDA, from the exons ATGCCTTTACGAATATCAGGACTTTCAGCAACGCCAGTGTCTGGATGCCGGCTCTCTAAAG ACCACCTCACCCTCGTCGTTCCTGTTGCAGTGGCGGCAGTCGTGGGGACGTATTTGATCAGCAGGTACTACAGCAGAGCGAGCTGTTCCAAGGGAAAGGTGAACCTGGAGCAGAGCAAAGACACTGCCAAGGTGGTGCACAGCTTCGACATGGAGGACATTGGCAAGAAGGCTGTCTACTGCCGCTGCTGGAGGTCCAAGAAG TTCCCCTACTGCGATGGTGCCCACACCAAGCACAACGAGGAGACGGGGGACAACGTGGGTCCTCTGATCATCAAGAGGAGAGATGCTTAG
- the zgc:110843 gene encoding CDGSH iron-sulfur domain-containing protein 1 isoform X2, whose amino-acid sequence MPLRISGLSATPVSGCRLSKVAAVVGTYLISRYYSRASCSKGKVNLEQSKDTAKVVHSFDMEDIGKKAVYCRCWRSKKFPYCDGAHTKHNEETGDNVGPLIIKRRDA is encoded by the exons ATGCCTTTACGAATATCAGGACTTTCAGCAACGCCAGTGTCTGGATGCCGGCTCTCTAAAG TGGCGGCAGTCGTGGGGACGTATTTGATCAGCAGGTACTACAGCAGAGCGAGCTGTTCCAAGGGAAAGGTGAACCTGGAGCAGAGCAAAGACACTGCCAAGGTGGTGCACAGCTTCGACATGGAGGACATTGGCAAGAAGGCTGTCTACTGCCGCTGCTGGAGGTCCAAGAAG TTCCCCTACTGCGATGGTGCCCACACCAAGCACAACGAGGAGACGGGGGACAACGTGGGTCCTCTGATCATCAAGAGGAGAGATGCTTAG